In the genome of Hyphobacterium sp. CCMP332, one region contains:
- a CDS encoding family 16 glycosylhydrolase: MNFTKLFLPLVSVIFLSCQSDDEGQIDNLANVSIGEIPSITETDEDQTIQIPFTIDRELSTTASITVSAEEYTAFLGEDYSLENPSEIVFNPGETQKNLDIRIIGDNIAEDFEEFILNITNVSGLNVSLGTANVVIKDDDEEVNNDTLIIPGTGYTTPLTYPGMSLIWQDEFNDGSLNSNYWTHETGRGEWGWGNNELQYYRSQNTYFEDGNLIIEARKENISFGGTPYTSSRMITKGKFEFQYGRVDIRAALPEGQGIWPALWMLGDNIDQVSWPGCGEIDIMELVGGGIKDSEVHGTAHWKNSSNTHSFLGGDYRLSNGKFIDEFHVFSIEWEPGFIKWYVDDEPYFTFSTSSSDRTEFQNEFFFIFNVAVGGNWPGNPDASTVFPQRMIVDYIRVFQYD; this comes from the coding sequence TTGAATTTTACTAAACTTTTCCTTCCATTAGTATCCGTCATTTTTCTCTCATGTCAATCTGATGATGAGGGTCAAATCGACAACCTCGCAAATGTTTCAATTGGCGAAATTCCTTCCATTACAGAAACTGATGAAGATCAAACCATTCAAATACCATTTACAATCGACAGAGAGCTGTCGACCACAGCCAGCATTACGGTTTCAGCAGAAGAATACACTGCCTTTCTAGGTGAAGATTACTCTCTGGAAAATCCAAGTGAGATCGTTTTTAACCCGGGTGAAACTCAAAAAAATTTAGATATAAGAATTATCGGCGATAATATAGCCGAAGATTTCGAAGAATTTATTCTGAACATTACAAATGTCTCAGGTTTAAATGTAAGCCTTGGCACAGCCAACGTGGTCATCAAAGACGATGACGAAGAAGTCAACAATGACACCTTAATCATTCCGGGAACGGGATATACCACGCCATTAACATACCCGGGAATGTCGCTTATCTGGCAAGATGAATTTAACGATGGCAGCCTGAACAGCAATTACTGGACCCATGAAACCGGAAGAGGAGAATGGGGCTGGGGAAATAATGAATTACAATATTACCGAAGTCAAAACACTTATTTCGAAGATGGAAACTTAATAATAGAGGCGCGCAAGGAAAATATTTCCTTTGGTGGCACACCCTATACCTCTTCACGAATGATAACCAAAGGGAAATTTGAATTTCAATACGGTCGTGTGGACATAAGAGCCGCACTTCCAGAAGGCCAGGGAATTTGGCCTGCCTTGTGGATGCTCGGTGACAATATTGATCAGGTTAGCTGGCCGGGATGCGGCGAAATTGATATTATGGAGTTAGTAGGTGGCGGTATAAAGGATTCCGAGGTTCATGGAACTGCACATTGGAAAAATTCTTCAAATACACATTCTTTTCTGGGTGGTGACTATCGGCTATCGAACGGAAAATTTATTGATGAATTTCATGTATTTAGTATAGAATGGGAACCGGGATTTATCAAATGGTATGTGGATGATGAGCCTTATTTTACTTTCAGTACTTCATCATCGGACAGAACAGAATTTCAAAATGAATTCTTCTTTATTTTCAACGTAGCAGTAGGTGGAAACTGGCCTGGTAATCCGGATGCCAGTACTGTTTTTCCTCAAAGGATGATAGTTGATTATATAAGGGTATTTCAATATGATTAA